The genomic window TGGGCCCGTATGCAGGAGAAATTAACGCGACTAATGAGCAACACCATTACGTGTTAGACAGTATCGTCGTCATATCCGGTGTTGTACCTGTGACGACGCCATGATATGCTGGGTAAAAGACTAGGACTGAGGGAAACGTGGGAGATAGTACGCTCGTCGAATTCATACGGGACATCTTCATCATTCTTGCCGGCGGCGCATTGGTGTTCTGGTCGTTGGTGATGGTAATCATCGCAATTCTGGTCTACAAGAGACTGAACGCCACCCTGTCCGCCGCCCGCAATGCCGCCCACAATCTCTCGGAAAGCGGACAGGCCTTTAGGGACTCGTTCGCAGGTAAAAATCCCCTCTTCGGCATCGCCGCAGCGGGATTCGGCAAGGCGATCAGCGCACTTGTCCGCTCCGCTTTCAGGCGATAGCCCAGAACACCAGGGGGCAAATACATGGAGGAAGTGTTATGGCAAACGACAATGGAGGACATTTCATGAATGCATTCATCCTGGGAGCGGCTATTGGATTCGTCGCTGGTGTCCTGGCGGCGCCACGATCCGGCCAAGAGATGCGCGATGAGATCAACGAGCGCACGCGCGGAATCCGCGAGCAGGTGGAGCACTTGGCGGAACGCGTCCGCCACCAGTTGTACCCTGAGAGTGACGCCTCCGGCGACGGCCCTCGGGACAACTAGTCCGGGAACCCTTTCCCCAGTTCACACCCAACAGGCGGGCCTGGAATGACACAGGCTCGCCTGTTCTCCAGTTTCCAAGAATTCCCTGCTGTCTGCCGCCCGTAATACAAGCATTAAGCAACCCGGTGGCCCTGACTCTACTTGCCCGGCACAGAGCAGTTTTTTCATTCACATTTAACGCTCTTTTTACGCTCTGTTATTTCCTAGGGCGTAATTGCGGATGACAGCGATTGTCAACCGTATTAACAAGGGTTGTGATGGTTGAGCCTGACAACCACACCACTCTCCCAAGATCCAGCCATAATGAGATTTCTCAAATACCAGAAGATCGCGGAGCAGGCCAAGGTTCATTCAGGAGGCTCAGGAAAAGCTCCAGAAGCTGCTGGAGGACTAGCAACGGACACCTGCGTACGTTCGGGCGCTCCCCGCCTCATGAAATGAGCGCCGCCGGCCAATCCCTCGTTCCGCCGGAAGGTCCCTTGCCTCAGGTCCGCCAGACGGACACAATGCGTCCAACCGTCCACCAAGGAGTCGAGCAAATGATCATGGCCACTACCAGCGAACTGCCCGGCATGACCGTCAAGGAAGTGAAGGGACTGGTCCAGGGGAACACCATTCGGGCGCGTAACGTCGGCCGCGACATCATGGCTGGCCTTCGCACCCTCGTTGGCGGGGAGATCACGGAGTACACACGGCTGATGACCGAGTCCCGCGCCCAGGCCACGCAGCGCATGGTCGACGAAGCGGAGAAGCTTGGCGCGAACACCATCCTGGGTGTGCGCTACACCACATCGACGGTCATTGCCGGCGCCGCGGAGCTGCTGGCGTACGGCACGGCCGTCGTCGCAGAGGAGTCCTCGTAGAGAGGGCGCCTTACCCCTCTTCTTCCTCTATCCGGCGTCGCAAGAAGTGCCTGCCAAAGGCCACACCGGCAAAAAAGGCTGTAGCCACCAGCGCCATTGCGGGCCCGGACGGCAAGTCAGCGTAATACGAGAGGTAGAGTCCCGCCACTGCCGAAGTCCCGCCAATCGCCGCGCCCCACAGCATGACGCCCACAAACCGCCGGGCGATCAGGTAGGCCGTCGCAGCTGGAGTGATGAGCATCGCCATGACCAGCACAATGCCCGCCGCCTGAATGCCGATGACGATCACCAGCGCCAACAGACCCAGGAGAATGTACTCCACCACTCCCGTCTTGATGCCGATGACCTTGGCCCCTATTGGGTCAAAAGTTGTGTACACCAGTTGCCAGTGGTACACATAGAGCCCAACCACCACCAGGGCAGCCAACCCCAGCGAAACCACAACTTCAGTCGAGGAAACGCCAAGGACCTGACCCAACAGCAAGTCCTCAATGTTGACCGTTATGCCAGTCGCGCGAGACATCATGACGAGGCCCAGTGCAAACATTCCCGCGAAGATTATGCCAATAGACGTGTCCTCGCTGATGCCGGTGCGGCGGGCGACCCCTCCCATTATGACTGCGAGGAGGACAGCCGCGGGTACAGCGGCAATAAACGGGCTGAACCCCAGCAGAAAGGCCAGCACCATCGCCGGCAGGACCGAGTGCGCCAGGGCATCCCCCATGAAGGCTCGCCCCCGGGTGATGACGTAGGCGCCCAACGCCGGGCACATGATGCCCACGAGCAATGACACGATGAGCGCCCGAACCATGAAGCTGTATTGGAAGGGGTCGAATAATATGTCTATCATGCAGGGCCGTTCGTCTCTGCCTCGGCCATGTTGTGAGAGTGGCCATGCCACATGCCTCGCCCGTGCCAGTGGCCTTGTGTGAAGTCCATCCCGTGCGACCCGTAGAGCTCTTGCAGCACCTCCGGGGTGAAGGCCTCCACCGGCGGGCCCCATGCGCAAACGTGACGGTGGAGGCACAGGACCATGTCAAAGCGCTCGGCGAGATTGGACAGGTCATGGGTGGCCAGCATGATGATACAGCCGTCGTCCCGAAGGGAGCGCAGCACATCCACGATTTCTTGCTGCGCCCCAACGTCGACGCCGCTGAATGCCTCGTCCAACAGGACAATATTGGCTTCTTGCGCCAGCGCCCGGGCGATGAATACCCGTTGGCGTTGCCCGCCGGAGAGTTCGGTCATCAGGGATGAGCGCCGGTCCCAAAGTCCTACGCGATCGAGGCTGTTTCGCACCAATTCGCGGTCCTGGCGCCCCGGGCGGCGGAGCGGGTTCCCGCCGCTCCGCCCCAGCATGACGACGTCCATGACGGTTGCCGGAAACCGCCAGTTGATGCTGTCCTTCTGAGGGACATAGGCCAACGCGCCGTGGAAGTCCACTTTGCCCTTCGTGGCGGGCAAGACGCCGGCGATGACGTCAAACAGCGTGCTTTTGCCTGCGCCGTTCGGCCCAAGGATCCCCACAAGGGCGCCCCCTCGGACGTTGAAGGTAACGTCTGAAAGGGCTCGGAAGGCGCTCCGTTCCACCGTTACGTGGGCGACGCTCAGTTCCGGACGCGTAGCAATTGAAGTTGCCATCCCTACCCCTCGCTTCGGATCCTACCGCAATGCCGCGACTATGCGGTCTACGTTGGTCCGCACCATGGTTATGTAGGTGCCCGCGTCGCTGCCGGGGGTGCCCAGCGAGCCTGAGTATAGGCGGACAAGCTCTGCTCCGGATTCTTCTGCGACGGCCTGCGCCAGCCGCTCGGTGACCGTCGTCTCACCGAATATCGCCGGGACTTCGTACTCTTCAACATCATGTGTCAGCTCTGCCAGGTCTGCAGGAGACGGCTCGACGTCAGTCGTTGTGCTCAGCACGACGCCCACGACCTCGAAGCCGTACCGTATGGCGAAGTAGCCGAAGCTGTCGTGAGAGGTAACCAGCAGGCGGCGCGCCTCCGGCACCTCGCTCACTCGGCCCGTGGTCCATTGGTCCAGCTCCAACAGCTGCCGGTTGTACGCGTCTGCGTTGAGCAGGTAGGTGTCAGCGCGGTCGGGGTCGAGGGCCCCAAGACGTCCCGCTATGTCATTCACCGCGCTCTGGACTCGGATAGGATCGAACCAGAAGTGGGGGTCTTCAAGCCCATGGCCATGCCCCTCGTGCTCTCCCTCGCCTTCCTCGGTGAAATGCTCGATTTCCTCGATGACCTCTTCAGGGGTAAGCGTTCCAGCCTGGGCTTGCAGCAGCAGCTCAACCACCATGGCCGGCAGCTCTTCTTCCTCCTCCATTGCCATGCTTTCCATCAGCTCGCCAATCTCTACCAGGCCTTCCACGGCTGTGATCTCGCCTTCTTCAACCTCATGGACGATATGGCTCAGCTCTTCGAGCAGTTCCACCTCGTCCGCGTGGGTGGCCGCAAACTCAATGGGGTCGATACCCTCGCCAAGCTCGATGACCGTCGCGGGGTCCCTTGTGGCGTTGTGCAGCAACTCCTGCAGCCACGCTCCCTCCAGACCCAGTCCGATGCTCAGGACCAGCTCAGCGTCAGCTATCTGGGTAACGTCCCGGGCGCCTGGCTGGAAGGTGTGTGGGTCAGCGCCGACTGGCAGGAGACTGAAGACCTCCACGTTCTCCCCGCCGATGTTGCGCACCCAGTCCGCGACGATGTTGTTGGTGGTGACTACGCTCAACTTGGGCTGGGCGGCGGCCCCGCCGGAACATCCCGCAAAGGCAGCGGCCAGCAGCAGCCCCATTAGCAACGCCGCAATCCATCCCATGACCCGAACCTTGTGCATTCCTCGCATGTCCATATCACCTTCTCCCAGTATTTGTGCGCTATTGGCTAGGAACCCACTAACTCAGCGTAGGCGTCATCGTGGTCGTGCGTGTGCGCATGCCCGTGCCCGTGCAGATGGACGGGCGGCTTCATGTGTTCGTCCTGGAGGCACGTCGGGCAGGTGACGTACAGATCGATGCGATGCCCGACAATGACCCCTGGAATCTCCGCGCTCAGCGCTCGAAGGAACCGTTCCAGCGTGGCGGCGCGGAACTCTGAGACCATGCCGCAGCGGATGCAGACCGTGTGGTGATGGTGTTCCACCCGGGAGGGGCTGTACCGCGGTGCGCCATTCATCATATTCAGCCGGCAAATGGCCCCGACGTCCTGGAGGAGTTTCAGCGTGCGGTAGATTGTGGCCCTGCCCAGTCCCGGCAGCTCCGTCACAATCTCCTCGGCGGTGAAACCCTCCTGTTTGGCCTCCAGCGCGCCAATGATCTCCCGGCGCGGAAGCGTAAGGCGGTATCCGTTGTCCTCAAGGATCGCCATGAAGTTGGATCGAACTGCTTTTTCTGTCATATTGATACTCTATATCAATTTTTTCTCAATTGACCCGCCGTTTGTATCAATTTCATGTTATCCGAGTTCCGCTTAGATATGGCCGACGGGCAAGACGCTATGATGATACTTTATCTCAATAATCTTGTCAAGATGCTCAATACCACTATTTTTGCCTTGCCTGTCACCTTGTCGCCGGACTGGCGGCGTGGAGGGAGCTATAGAATCAACGCGCGCGCCGCCGGGCGCTGTCACAACGCGGTCTCCGCGGTCTCCGGACCCTCGCCCCGGTCCTCGCGGTGGCGGCGCCCGCATGACCAAGGCGTCCTCGGAAAGAGAGGGGCAATGGCGAAATCAGGTGAACCCGCCCCCCAATCGATTGTAACAACCTCCTCCTTGTCGGTGCTCGCGGAGACGCAGGATGGGGTGCTCTTCGCTCATATAGCTGGACGCCCGGACGGCCAGAACATTCCCATCTTCCGGCAAACGCTTGAGTCGCTGCCACTCGGCGGGCGCCAATTGTTCCTCCTCGACACGAAGGGTCTCACCTGCATCGCCAGTGACGGGCTCCGCGTTCTCTGGGCCTTCGGCGGAGTCTCTCAGAGGGATCATACAAAGTGGCCCTTTGCACCGTCCTGCCCAACATCACAACCATCTTTGAGATCAGCGGCTTTACCCGGATCATAGCCATCTGCCCCAATGTGCCGGCAGCCAAAGCGGAGGTCCCAGGTTAGGCTGCAATACCGCAGAACTTCCTTCCAGCCCTCCTCTATATTCCCAAGTTGCGGAAAAGGCACTAGACCCAACGCCGCATCTTGGCTACAATCTGCATACCTTACGTTCGGGGTGGGTCAGTCTTTGGCCAATCCGTTCCCGGTAGGGTAAGGCTCGCCGCCGCAGGCGAGCGCCCTCGCAGGGAGCGGAACCGGGACTTCGGCCAGGACGGTCTTCCACACTTGAGCCTACCGGAAGGAGCAGGGTCAATGAGCACAGATGACCGCCAGAGTGAAGCCAGGACAGTTGCCGACTCCAAGAACCTCACCGTCAGCGGTGAGACCAGCAATGGTGTTTTGCTAGCCAGCGTCGCCGGCCGTGTCGACGGCAGCAACGCCCAGGACTTTCAGAGCGCCATAGAAACACTTTTGGGTGACGGCGCCGCTGCCCTTGTCATGGACTTGGAAAACCTCGCCTACATCAGCAGCGCCGGTCTCCGTGTAATCCTGCTGATCTCCCGGCAGATGCAGGGTCGGTCCGGCAAGTTTGGCGTCTGCGGGTTGACCGGCCCCATCAGCGAGGTGTTCGCCCTCAGCGGCTTCGACAAGATTATCCCCATCCACGCCGCTCGGGCAGACGCCCTTTCGGCGCTTGGTGGCTAGGGCAACTCTCAGTCGTACCGTGACTGGCCCGGCCATCCAGGGAAGTCCCTGTAGGCGTCAATGCCGGATACGCTTCTAGTAGCCCTGCCAGGGAGTGAAATACGCATGGAACAACCTGCGGAGAACGAACGCACCTATAAAATCCTCGTGGTAGACGACGAGCCCGACGTTGAGCCGCTGGTGCTCCAGCGCATGCGGCGGCGCATTCGCTCGGGCAGGTATTCGTTCGTGTTCGCGCAGAATGGCGTCGAGGCCCTTGAGCGGCTCCAGAATGACGGCACCATCGACATGGTGGTTTCCGACATCAACATGCCGCAAATGGACGGCCTGACGCTGCTGCAGCAGATTCCCAACGTGGACCCGGACATTCGCGCCGTCATTATTTCCGCCTACGGCGACATGAAGAACATCCGCACAGCCATGAACCGCGGAGCCTTTGACTTTGTCACCAAGCCCATCGACTTCGAGGACCTGGAGGTCACCATCGATCGTACTCTTGGGCACATTGCCCAGTGGCGCGAGGCCCTCTCCTCCCGCGACAAGCTGGTAGCCCTCCAGAATGAGTTGGATGTCGCGCGCAATATGCAGCAGTCCATCCTCCCCACCGCATTCCCCAAGGGCGACGATTTTGAGATTTACGGAAGCATGGAGCCTGCACGCAGCGTCGGCGGCGACTTCTTCGACGTCGTCCAGCTGGACCATGAACGCGTCGGCGTCGCCATTGCGGACGTCTCCGGCAAGGGCGTGCCCGCCGCGCTCTTCATGATGTCCAGCCGTACCCTGCTCAAGGGTTCCGCCATTGGCCACCCGGAGCCTGCGGAAGTGCTGAAGGAAGTGAATGACCTCCTCACCCAGGACAACGATGCCGCCATGTTCGTCACCGTTTTCTACGCGGTATACGATGCCTACACGGGAAGGTTCACTTACGCCAACGGCGGTCACAATGCTCCCCTGCTCATCAAGGCAAACGGAGAACGCTCCCTTTTGCCCCTGACCGCCGGGCTGGCGTTGGCCATCGTTCCGGACATGGAATTCCAGCAGGACTCCATTGTGCTCAGCCCCGGCGATACCGTGGTCCTGTATACCGACGGCGTCAACGAGGCCATGAATCGAGACCATGAAGAGTTTGGCAATGACCGGCTCCTCGAAATCTTTGCCGGCCGTCCACCCAAGTCAGCGACTGAAGCCAACGACGTCACGTTTGCCGCGGTGGCAGAATTTGTGGCAGGCGCGGCCCAGTCCGACGACATCACCTGCTTGGTCCTCCACCGCAAGGGGGCTAACACTTGAGCGAAACCCTCGCACTGAAGGTCCGCACCAACCGCGATGAGATCGGTCACATCACAGCCGAGGTGGAGACCCTTGCGGAGCGCGAAGGCTGGGCTGCAGAACTTTCCTATAAGGTCAACCTGGCCTTGGAAGAGTTGGTCATCAACATCATGGACTACGGGTTCGAGAGCGGTGACCATGAGATTGACATCACCCTCATCTCAGAGGACCACCGGCTTACCATCGAAATCGCGGACAGCGGGAAGCCATTCGATCCGCTGAATGAAGCCCCCGTGCCCGACGTGAATGCCCCCATGGCCGAGCGTCCTATCGGTGGCCTGGGCGTCTATCTTGTCCGAAACATGATGGATGACATGCAGTACCGCAGAGAGGGAGACCGCAACTACCTCACCTTGATCGCCAATAGGGAGAAGTAGATCGGATGTCTGGAGAACAGACGGCCATGCGCCCCACAGTTCGGAGCGGATTGGCCAAGGCTCTCTTGATTGCCGCCGCTCTCTTCGCCATCGTGTCGGGTTCCTGCGACTTTATCCCCTTCTTGGGCGGAGAGAACGCGGAAGGAGGCGGCACCCAAACCCCGGATAACGTCGTCACCCTTACTCCGACAGCAGAGCCTGTGAATGCGGGCGTCCCCGGCGTCGCGCCGAATCGCATCCACTTTGGACAGAGCGCCGACTTCAGCGGCTCCGCCGCCGCGCTTGGCCAGAACATGCGCATCGGAATACAAGCGGCGTTCAATGAGGTGAATGACCAGGGCGGCATCAATGGCCGGCGCATGGAGCTCTCCAACCTTGATGACCTCTATACTCCTGAGAAGGCTGTCATCAACACGATCAGGCTCATTGAGGAGCTTGAGGTATTCGCGCTTATCGGCGCCGTCGGCACGCCGACATCCCGTGCCGCCGTCCCCGTTGCGCAGGAGGCCGGCGTCCCGTACATTGCGCCCTTCACCGGCGCGGAATTCCTTCGGGACCCCCAGCTCGAAAATGTGCTCAACCTCCGCTCCTCCTACTTTCAGGAGACAGAGGAAATGGTGGAGCGGCTGACTACGGACTTGGGCATCACCCGCATTTCCATTCTCTACCAGGATGACTCGTTTGGCCGCGCCGGACTTCAGGGCGTCCT from Chloroflexota bacterium includes these protein-coding regions:
- a CDS encoding YtxH domain-containing protein, encoding MNAFILGAAIGFVAGVLAAPRSGQEMRDEINERTRGIREQVEHLAERVRHQLYPESDASGDGPRDN
- a CDS encoding YbjQ family protein, producing the protein MIMATTSELPGMTVKEVKGLVQGNTIRARNVGRDIMAGLRTLVGGEITEYTRLMTESRAQATQRMVDEAEKLGANTILGVRYTTSTVIAGAAELLAYGTAVVAEESS
- a CDS encoding metal ABC transporter permease, giving the protein MIDILFDPFQYSFMVRALIVSLLVGIMCPALGAYVITRGRAFMGDALAHSVLPAMVLAFLLGFSPFIAAVPAAVLLAVIMGGVARRTGISEDTSIGIIFAGMFALGLVMMSRATGITVNIEDLLLGQVLGVSSTEVVVSLGLAALVVVGLYVYHWQLVYTTFDPIGAKVIGIKTGVVEYILLGLLALVIVIGIQAAGIVLVMAMLITPAATAYLIARRFVGVMLWGAAIGGTSAVAGLYLSYYADLPSGPAMALVATAFFAGVAFGRHFLRRRIEEEEG
- a CDS encoding metal ABC transporter ATP-binding protein — encoded protein: MATSIATRPELSVAHVTVERSAFRALSDVTFNVRGGALVGILGPNGAGKSTLFDVIAGVLPATKGKVDFHGALAYVPQKDSINWRFPATVMDVVMLGRSGGNPLRRPGRQDRELVRNSLDRVGLWDRRSSLMTELSGGQRQRVFIARALAQEANIVLLDEAFSGVDVGAQQEIVDVLRSLRDDGCIIMLATHDLSNLAERFDMVLCLHRHVCAWGPPVEAFTPEVLQELYGSHGMDFTQGHWHGRGMWHGHSHNMAEAETNGPA
- a CDS encoding metal ABC transporter substrate-binding protein is translated as MDMRGMHKVRVMGWIAALLMGLLLAAAFAGCSGGAAAQPKLSVVTTNNIVADWVRNIGGENVEVFSLLPVGADPHTFQPGARDVTQIADAELVLSIGLGLEGAWLQELLHNATRDPATVIELGEGIDPIEFAATHADEVELLEELSHIVHEVEEGEITAVEGLVEIGELMESMAMEEEEELPAMVVELLLQAQAGTLTPEEVIEEIEHFTEEGEGEHEGHGHGLEDPHFWFDPIRVQSAVNDIAGRLGALDPDRADTYLLNADAYNRQLLELDQWTTGRVSEVPEARRLLVTSHDSFGYFAIRYGFEVVGVVLSTTTDVEPSPADLAELTHDVEEYEVPAIFGETTVTERLAQAVAEESGAELVRLYSGSLGTPGSDAGTYITMVRTNVDRIVAALR
- a CDS encoding Fur family transcriptional regulator, which encodes MTEKAVRSNFMAILEDNGYRLTLPRREIIGALEAKQEGFTAEEIVTELPGLGRATIYRTLKLLQDVGAICRLNMMNGAPRYSPSRVEHHHHTVCIRCGMVSEFRAATLERFLRALSAEIPGVIVGHRIDLYVTCPTCLQDEHMKPPVHLHGHGHAHTHDHDDAYAELVGS
- a CDS encoding STAS domain-containing protein is translated as MSTDDRQSEARTVADSKNLTVSGETSNGVLLASVAGRVDGSNAQDFQSAIETLLGDGAAALVMDLENLAYISSAGLRVILLISRQMQGRSGKFGVCGLTGPISEVFALSGFDKIIPIHAARADALSALGG
- a CDS encoding SpoIIE family protein phosphatase, giving the protein MEQPAENERTYKILVVDDEPDVEPLVLQRMRRRIRSGRYSFVFAQNGVEALERLQNDGTIDMVVSDINMPQMDGLTLLQQIPNVDPDIRAVIISAYGDMKNIRTAMNRGAFDFVTKPIDFEDLEVTIDRTLGHIAQWREALSSRDKLVALQNELDVARNMQQSILPTAFPKGDDFEIYGSMEPARSVGGDFFDVVQLDHERVGVAIADVSGKGVPAALFMMSSRTLLKGSAIGHPEPAEVLKEVNDLLTQDNDAAMFVTVFYAVYDAYTGRFTYANGGHNAPLLIKANGERSLLPLTAGLALAIVPDMEFQQDSIVLSPGDTVVLYTDGVNEAMNRDHEEFGNDRLLEIFAGRPPKSATEANDVTFAAVAEFVAGAAQSDDITCLVLHRKGANT
- a CDS encoding ATP-binding protein, with protein sequence MSETLALKVRTNRDEIGHITAEVETLAEREGWAAELSYKVNLALEELVINIMDYGFESGDHEIDITLISEDHRLTIEIADSGKPFDPLNEAPVPDVNAPMAERPIGGLGVYLVRNMMDDMQYRREGDRNYLTLIANREK
- a CDS encoding ABC transporter substrate-binding protein — translated: MSGEQTAMRPTVRSGLAKALLIAAALFAIVSGSCDFIPFLGGENAEGGGTQTPDNVVTLTPTAEPVNAGVPGVAPNRIHFGQSADFSGSAAALGQNMRIGIQAAFNEVNDQGGINGRRMELSNLDDLYTPEKAVINTIRLIEELEVFALIGAVGTPTSRAAVPVAQEAGVPYIAPFTGAEFLRDPQLENVLNLRSSYFQETEEMVERLTTDLGITRISILYQDDSFGRAGLQGVLNAMEKRDMELASIGLYQRLTTAVKAALLDIRQGDPQAVIIIGAYQPAAALIKWARHLGMDPVFIAVSFVGSNALAESLGSGGEDVFITQVVPFPSDASLPITQEYLRALERYFPNREPGFVSFEGYLAGRLAIEGVKRCGEDITRECFLESLRDGEPIDLGGFHVQYGQGDNQGSDRVFITRIDENGEFQPVTNMRDAFVQ